A window from Spiroplasma endosymbiont of Aspidapion aeneum encodes these proteins:
- a CDS encoding HAD-IC family P-type ATPase — protein MKINEKQTKKIKYKNTEYLLNVANNVKNDFLEEERLGIKEEDRKKFQASYGKNELTIRKFSHWYKVIEILISPFNILLLTIATIELLLYFFYDKSFLSLFSAGIVYLMVLLAGVVNHIQDYKAYKSSINLHKLVENKYFVYKKNIDITSKINPANIREDIISILETDIVVGDIVYLNGGDVVPADCKIIWMDDLVVNESSLTGESDPIYKKYTNNRSDTIELENILFSQATIESGSCLALVVNVGFDNYATSFLAKDKNKKEASSFEHGMKNIIFILIAIIGICTPLICIISGIKTNLWVEAFIFSISVAVGLIPESLPAIVSSNLVVGARKMAKENIVIKDLSVVQNLGGVDILCTDKTGTLTVDEVELDGFKDFDGNETDHLKDIMFVSSFFQKNHSNKIDSAIIQKIPDNWADKLEYEFLDDIEFKFEKRLTGVLAKKKTKSYQITKGSIEELLNISKFVRTKGKVEELSQKHIDKIYEDIANLSSKGYRTIAIASKETKTYSEDNLIFEGIIMFFEKIKENTKEIIQKLYEHNIDLKVLSGDAKEITENLARNLEIRNPRAITGKELNELNEDEWIDVINNHNLFVKLTPYDKAKIVEKLKDKINNVAFMGDGINDAMVISSANVGISVNNATPLTKSVAPIILLEKDLGVLENAFIRGREIFANTLKYIKITIASNVGLLLTLILSTIIFKFPVATPLQLILQNLIFDFVNLLFVFDRVDKKWTKKPIIWNTKMVIPFAIWNGIGATIISLSNFFIMGYGLGYFDPGTIMITNDHKLDMFQTSFFIECITTHMLMIITLRSADLTFIKTFPSIKYFTFLMTFFFFSLIMVYILSLVNGTDYAIPTSKTVIVLLCLVPTAIILQECFKQLYKQFFKDWI, from the coding sequence TTAATATTCTATTACTTACTATTGCAACAATTGAATTATTATTATACTTCTTTTATGATAAATCATTCTTATCATTATTTTCAGCTGGAATTGTTTATCTTATGGTTCTCCTAGCTGGCGTTGTTAACCATATACAAGATTATAAAGCATATAAGTCAAGTATAAATCTTCATAAACTTGTAGAAAATAAATACTTTGTCTATAAAAAAAATATTGATATTACTAGTAAAATTAATCCAGCAAATATAAGAGAAGACATTATTTCAATATTGGAAACAGATATCGTGGTTGGGGATATAGTATATCTTAATGGTGGAGATGTTGTTCCTGCTGATTGCAAAATAATTTGAATGGATGATTTAGTTGTTAATGAATCATCCCTTACAGGAGAATCTGATCCAATATACAAAAAATATACAAACAATAGGTCTGATACAATTGAATTAGAAAACATATTATTTTCACAAGCTACAATAGAATCTGGTTCATGTTTAGCATTAGTTGTTAATGTTGGATTTGATAATTATGCAACAAGTTTTTTAGCAAAAGACAAAAATAAAAAAGAAGCATCAAGTTTTGAACATGGTATGAAAAATATAATATTCATATTGATAGCAATAATTGGCATATGTACTCCATTAATTTGTATAATTAGTGGTATCAAAACTAATTTATGAGTAGAAGCGTTTATATTTTCTATATCAGTGGCAGTGGGTTTAATTCCAGAATCATTACCGGCGATAGTTTCTTCCAATCTTGTTGTTGGAGCAAGAAAAATGGCAAAAGAGAATATAGTAATTAAGGATTTATCAGTTGTTCAAAACCTAGGAGGTGTGGATATATTATGTACAGATAAGACGGGTACACTTACTGTTGATGAGGTTGAATTAGATGGGTTTAAGGATTTTGATGGTAATGAAACGGACCATCTTAAAGATATTATGTTTGTGAGTTCGTTCTTTCAGAAAAATCATAGTAATAAAATAGATAGCGCAATTATACAAAAAATACCTGATAATTGAGCTGATAAACTCGAATATGAATTTCTTGATGATATTGAATTTAAATTTGAAAAAAGACTTACTGGTGTGTTAGCCAAAAAGAAAACTAAAAGTTATCAAATAACAAAGGGTTCAATTGAGGAATTATTGAATATATCAAAATTTGTTAGAACAAAAGGTAAGGTTGAAGAATTATCACAAAAGCACATTGATAAGATATATGAAGATATAGCAAATCTTTCAAGTAAGGGTTATAGAACAATCGCGATTGCCTCTAAAGAAACAAAGACATATAGCGAAGATAATCTTATATTCGAAGGAATAATAATGTTTTTTGAAAAAATTAAAGAAAATACCAAAGAAATAATACAAAAATTATATGAACATAATATTGATTTAAAAGTATTATCAGGAGATGCTAAAGAGATAACAGAAAATCTCGCACGTAATTTAGAAATAAGGAATCCAAGAGCTATAACAGGAAAAGAACTTAATGAGTTAAATGAAGATGAGTGAATCGATGTCATTAATAATCATAATTTATTTGTAAAACTAACACCATATGACAAGGCAAAAATTGTAGAAAAACTAAAGGATAAAATAAATAATGTTGCATTTATGGGTGATGGAATAAATGATGCTATGGTTATTAGTTCTGCAAATGTTGGGATATCTGTAAATAATGCAACACCTCTAACAAAGTCAGTTGCACCAATTATTTTATTAGAAAAAGACCTAGGCGTATTGGAGAATGCTTTCATTAGAGGTAGAGAGATATTTGCAAATACTCTTAAATACATTAAGATTACTATAGCCAGTAATGTTGGTCTCTTACTAACACTTATATTATCAACAATAATATTTAAATTTCCTGTTGCAACACCTTTACAATTAATACTTCAAAATCTTATTTTTGATTTTGTTAACCTATTATTTGTATTTGATAGAGTTGATAAGAAATGAACAAAAAAACCAATAATTTGAAATACAAAAATGGTTATACCATTTGCAATATGGAATGGTATTGGCGCAACAATAATAAGTCTTTCAAACTTCTTTATAATGGGATATGGTCTTGGATATTTTGACCCAGGAACAATAATGATAACAAATGATCATAAGTTAGATATGTTTCAAACTTCATTTTTTATTGAGTGTATAACAACCCATATGTTAATGATTATAACATTACGCAGCGCGGACCTAACATTTATAAAAACATTTCCCTCAATTAAATACTTTACTTTCTTAATGACTTTTTTCTTTTTTTCATTAATTATGGTTTACATTTTAAGCCTTGTTAATGGGACTGATTATGCAATACCAACAAGCAAAACAGTCATTGTGCTCTTATGTTTAGTACCAACAGCAATAATTTTACAGGAATGTTTTAAACAACTTTATAAGCAATTTTTTAAGGATTGAATATAG